The Rhododendron vialii isolate Sample 1 chromosome 8a, ASM3025357v1 genome has a window encoding:
- the LOC131298819 gene encoding pentatricopeptide repeat-containing protein At4g21065-like, whose amino-acid sequence MRLVSKRLVPFNLPLLLNPCSNLNHLSTSIPSPPKTLQIIHSKPITGILPYISSLLQKPSNLNHLKKAHAKTLTFGLQDNTQVLTKLIIYYISFDSIDEASLLFKDTPNPSSYLWNIMIRAYACGHQFQESLGLYWLMVEKGLKPDKYAFPFALKSCAGLSDLRVGRLIHQHSVCCGCNNDLYIDAALVDMYSKCGDIETAHLVFDIMTDRDLVSWTSMIAGYAHNGYNSETLDFFNVMRDSGVKPNRVGILSVLLACGNLGGLRKGEWLHAFVIKTGFGSDILVATAIIDMYAKCGSLRLACALFDETRGKDVVCWSAMIGSYGIHGHGRKAIDVFQKMISEDVNPNHVTFTCVLSACSHSGLLEEGKEYFRLMREEFGIAPKLSNYSCMVDLLGRVGQLSEAEKLIQTMPMDPDVSIWGSLLSACRVHSNIDLAEKIADRIFLLDPFHEGYHVLLSNIYAAKSRWVEVEKVRKMMGRSGNNKIQGFSSVEHNNIVHQFGVGDKSHPQTEKIYSLLEELAISMKRLGYVPLTEFVLHDIEGEAKEEALTYHSERLAIAFGIINTKPGTTLQIMKNLRICGDCHNAVKFISRIVNRVIVVRDNKRFHHFDNGSCSCGDYW is encoded by the coding sequence ATGAGACTAGTTTCAAAGCGTCTCGTACCCTTCAACTTACCCCTTCTACTTAACCCTTGTTCAAATTTGAACCATCTCTCCACCTCCATACCTTCACCCCCTAAAACCCTTCAAATCATCCACAGCAAACCCATCACTGGCATTCTTCCATATATATCCTCCCTCTTGCAAAAGCCCTCCAACCTTAATCATCTCAAGAAAGCTCACGCAAAAACCTTGACTTTCGGGCTCCAAGACAACACTCAGGTATTAACCAAACTGATCATTTACTACATTTCATTCGATAGCATTGACGAAGCCAGTCTTTTATTCAAAGATACACCAAACCCAAGTAGCTATCTATGGAATATCATGATAAGGGCATATGCTTGTGGACACCAATTTCAAGAATCATTAGGACTTTACTGGTTGATGGTAGAAAAGGGTTTAAAACCCGACAAATACGCTTTCCCGTTCGCGCTCAAATCTTGTGCTGGGTTGTCGGATTTGCGTGTTGGGAGATTAATTCACCAGCACTCTGTATGTTGTGGGTGTAACAATGACCTTTACATTGATGCTGCTTTGGTTGATATGTACTCAAAATGCGGCGACATTGAAACCGCCCATCTGGTGTTTGATATAATGACCGACAGAGATTTGGTTTCTTGGACTTCAATGATAGCTGGGTACGCGCACAATGGTTATAACAGTGAGACGTTGGACTTCTTTAATGTTATGCGTGATTCGGGTGTGAAGCCGAATAGGGTTGGTATACTTAGTGTTCTTCTAGCTTGTGGTAATCTAGGAGGTTTGAGGAAAGGGGAATGGTTGCATGCCTTTGTGATCAAAACTGGATTTGGTTCTGATATATTGGTTGCAACTGCTATTATAGACATGTATGCAAAGTGTGGGAGTTTGCGATTGGCGTGTGCTTTGTTCGATGAAACTAGAGGGAAAGATGTTGTTTGTTGGAGTGCTATGATTGGAAGCTATGGAATTCATGGACACGGAAGGAAAGCAATTGATGTTTTCCAAAAGATGATCAGTGAAGATGTAAATCCGAATCATGTAACTTTCACTTGTGTTCTCTCAGCTTGTAGCCATTCAGGTTTACTAGAAGAAGGCAAGGAGTACTTCCGGTTGATGAGAGAGGAGTTTGGGATTGCACCAAAACTAAGCAACTATTCATGTATGGTGGATCTTCTTGGCCGTGTAGGGCAACTTTCTGAAGCAGAAAAACTTATACAAACAATGCCAATGGATCCTGATGTGAGTATTTGGGGGTCTTTGCTTAGCGCTTGCCGCGTTCATAGCAATATAGATTTAGCTGAGAAAATCGCTGATCGGATTTTCCTGCTGGACCCGTTTCATGAAGGCTATCATGTTCTGCTTTCTAATATCTATGCTGCGAAATCAAGATGGGTTGAAGTTGAGAAGGTGAGGAAGATGATGGGTAGGAGTGGAAACAACAAAATACAAGGATTTAGTTCAGTTGAGCACAATAATATTGTCCATCAATTTGGAGTGGGAGATAAATCCCATCCTCAAACAGAGAAGATTTATTCTCTGCTTGAGGAATTGGCCATTTCGATGAAGCGCTTGGGATATGTTCCATTGACGGAATTTGTGCTTCACGATATCGAAGGGGAAGCAAAAGAGGAGGCACTTACCTACCACAGTGAGAGGCTGGCGATAGCATTCGGAATTATCAACACCAAACCAGGGACCACACTCCAGATCATGAAGAATCTAAGAATTTGTGGAGACTGTCATAATGCTGTAAAGTTTATTTCAAGAATTGTGAATCGTGTTATCGTTGTTAGGGATAATAAGCGTTTCCACCATTTTGACAATGGTTCTTGCTCTTGTGGGGATTACTGGTAA
- the LOC131298817 gene encoding serine/threonine-protein kinase D6PK-like isoform X1 produces MDSLVNSKLSYQLSHAHMAKGHCNSSDDGFEVNNGKFESAASSVVLDQIVEVSSQKQVSMSETLCSNGHSVQESKNCHSSSLLEPVKFASNQYKGGLAQLTIEVASQLGNGFCPSPQNSCYAGTQYMEAKQSFTNTEVSEYANSVVEKSGESGEVSNSGDCVESRKTSIYRGSTGSDISDESSSSSLSSQVYKPHKANDTRWEAIKVIKSRDGMLGLNHFRLLKRLGSGDIGCVYLSELSGTRSYFAMKVMDKAALASRKKLLRAQTEREILQSLDHPFLPTLYTHFETEKFSCLVMEFCPGGDLHALRQRQPGKYFPEHAARFYVAEVLLALEYLHMLGIIYRDLKPENVLVREDGHIMLSDFDLSLRCAVSPTLVKSTNLISESKTSAYCIEPSCVIQPSCIQPTCFTPRFLNKPKKDKKKTKAKTEINHQNSTLPELLAEPTSARSMSFVGTHEYLAPEIIKGEGHGSAVDWWTFGIFLYELLFGKTPFKGAGNRATLFNVVGQPLRFPESPSVSFAARDLIRGLLVKEPQHRLAYRRGATEIKQHPFFQNVNWALIRCTSPPDVPKPFALDLLPRNDAQKAPGVDVKPSGNYLEIDFF; encoded by the exons ATGGATTCTCTAGTTAATTCAAAGCTTTCCTATCAATTATCTCATGCTCACATGGCAAAAGGACACTGCAATTCATCAGATGACGGGTTCGAAGTGAACAATGGGAAATTTGAATCTGCGGCCTCGAGCGTTGTTCTTGACCAAATAGTTGAAGTTTCTTCACAGAAACAGGTTTCGATGTCAGAAACCTTATGCTCCAATGGGCATTCTGTTCAAGAATCCAAGAATTGTCATTCAAGCAGCTTGTTGGAGCCAGTTAAATTTGCTTCAAACCAGTACAAAGGAGGTTTGGCTCAATTGACAATCGAAGTAGCATCTCAATTGGGAAATGGCTTCTGTCCGAGTCCACAAAACAGCTGCTATGCCGGTACTCAATACATGGAAGCCAAACAAAGTTTCACCAACACAGAAGTAAGTGAATACGCAAACAGTGTAGTGGAGAAATCTGGTGAAAGTGGCGAAGTTAGCAACTCAGGAGATTGTGTTGAGAGTAGAAAGACAAGTATCTACAGAGGCAGTACTGGGAGCGATATTAGTGATGAGAGTAGCTCCAGCAGTTTAAGCAGTCAAGTTTATAAACCTCACAAGGCTAATGATACCAGATGGGAAGCGATTAAAGTCATAAAATCTCGTGATGGGATGTTGGGATTGAATCACTTTAGACTCTTGAAGAGACTGGGCAGTGGAGATATAGGCTGTGTTTATCTGTCCGAATTGAGTGGCACAAGGAGTTATTTTGCCATGAAAGTTATGGATAAAGCAGCTCTAGCTAGTCGGAAGAAGCTTCTGAGGGCACaaacggagagagagatattGCAGTCTCTGGATCATCCATTTCTGCCAACTTTGTATACACACTTCGAAACAGAAAAGTTTTCGTGCTTGGTGATGGAGTTCTGTCCTGGGGGAGATTTGCATGCGTTAAGGCAAAGACAACCTGGGAAGTATTTTCCTGAACATGCTGCCAG GTTTTATGTGGCGGAAGTTCTCCTTGCTCTAGAATATCTCCACATGCTTGGGATCATTTACAGGGACCTCAAACCTGAGAATGTTTTAGTGAGGGAAGACGGGCACATAATGCTTTCAGATTTCGACCTCTCCCTAAGATGTGCTGTAAGCCCAACCCTAGTCAAGTCCACAAACTTGATCTCAGAATCCAAGACTTCAGCATATTGCATCGAACCGTCTTGTGTAATCCAGCCTTCGTGCATTCAACCTACTTGTTTTACACCTCGTTTCCTTAACAAGccaaagaaagacaaaaagaagaCCAAAGCAAAGACTGAAATAAATCACCAAAATAGCACTCTCCCGGAGCTTCTTGCGGAGCCCACAAGTGCTCGATCAATGTCCTTTGTTGGTACCCACGAGTACTTGGCGCCTGAAATCATAAAAGGCGAAGGGCATGGGAGTGCTGTTGATTGGTGGACGTTTGGTATATTTCTATATGAACTCTTGTTTGGGAAAACACCGTTCAAAGGAGCAGGTAATCGTGCCACTTTGTTCAATGTCGTTGGACAACCCTTGAGATTTCCTGAGTCTCCTAGTGTGAGTTTTGCTGCGAGGGACTTGATCAGAGGGTTACTTGTGAAGGAGCCACAGCATCGGCTTGCTTATAGACGTGGGGCCACTGAAATTAAGCAGCATCCGTTTTTTCAAAATGTGAATTGGGCTCTGATTCGATGCACTAGTCCTCCAGATGTTCCCAAACCCTTCGCGCTGGACTTGTTGCCAAGAAATGATGCACAGAAAGCGCCGGGTGTTGATGTGAAGCCTTCGGGTAATTATTTGGAGATTGATTTCTTTTGA
- the LOC131298820 gene encoding uncharacterized protein LOC131298820 isoform X1: MAMASSFAAINKNYPQPKAPRILCRKKERDRGQIHPYKVIEITPPPKSLGVRCFAPQNLQCGESVTIEGQAYTISAVTHRYQLRKGKYESSEKRLDVLSTGRYILNLYLENLLEKS, translated from the exons atggccATGGCGTCCAGCTTTGCCGCCATTAATAAG AATTACCCACAGCCAAAGGCTCCCAGGATTTTATGCAGAAAGAAGGAGAGGGACAGAGGTCAAATCCACCCCTACAAAGTCATTGAAATTACGCCTCCGCCCAAGAGCCTTGGCGTTCGTTGCTTTGCCCCC CAGAACCTACAATGTGGGGAGAGTGTAACAATCGAAGGCCAAGCGTACACCATCTCAGCCGTGACTCACCGTTACCAGCTTCGGAAGGGAAAGTATGAATCCAGTGAGAAGAGGCTCGATGTTCTTTCCACAGGGAGATACATCTTGAACTTGTATTTGGAAAATTTGCTAGAAAAATCTTGA
- the LOC131298817 gene encoding protein kinase PVPK-1-like isoform X2, which produces MSETLCSNGHSVQESKNCHSSSLLEPVKFASNQYKGGLAQLTIEVASQLGNGFCPSPQNSCYAGTQYMEAKQSFTNTEVSEYANSVVEKSGESGEVSNSGDCVESRKTSIYRGSTGSDISDESSSSSLSSQVYKPHKANDTRWEAIKVIKSRDGMLGLNHFRLLKRLGSGDIGCVYLSELSGTRSYFAMKVMDKAALASRKKLLRAQTEREILQSLDHPFLPTLYTHFETEKFSCLVMEFCPGGDLHALRQRQPGKYFPEHAARFYVAEVLLALEYLHMLGIIYRDLKPENVLVREDGHIMLSDFDLSLRCAVSPTLVKSTNLISESKTSAYCIEPSCVIQPSCIQPTCFTPRFLNKPKKDKKKTKAKTEINHQNSTLPELLAEPTSARSMSFVGTHEYLAPEIIKGEGHGSAVDWWTFGIFLYELLFGKTPFKGAGNRATLFNVVGQPLRFPESPSVSFAARDLIRGLLVKEPQHRLAYRRGATEIKQHPFFQNVNWALIRCTSPPDVPKPFALDLLPRNDAQKAPGVDVKPSGNYLEIDFF; this is translated from the exons ATGTCAGAAACCTTATGCTCCAATGGGCATTCTGTTCAAGAATCCAAGAATTGTCATTCAAGCAGCTTGTTGGAGCCAGTTAAATTTGCTTCAAACCAGTACAAAGGAGGTTTGGCTCAATTGACAATCGAAGTAGCATCTCAATTGGGAAATGGCTTCTGTCCGAGTCCACAAAACAGCTGCTATGCCGGTACTCAATACATGGAAGCCAAACAAAGTTTCACCAACACAGAAGTAAGTGAATACGCAAACAGTGTAGTGGAGAAATCTGGTGAAAGTGGCGAAGTTAGCAACTCAGGAGATTGTGTTGAGAGTAGAAAGACAAGTATCTACAGAGGCAGTACTGGGAGCGATATTAGTGATGAGAGTAGCTCCAGCAGTTTAAGCAGTCAAGTTTATAAACCTCACAAGGCTAATGATACCAGATGGGAAGCGATTAAAGTCATAAAATCTCGTGATGGGATGTTGGGATTGAATCACTTTAGACTCTTGAAGAGACTGGGCAGTGGAGATATAGGCTGTGTTTATCTGTCCGAATTGAGTGGCACAAGGAGTTATTTTGCCATGAAAGTTATGGATAAAGCAGCTCTAGCTAGTCGGAAGAAGCTTCTGAGGGCACaaacggagagagagatattGCAGTCTCTGGATCATCCATTTCTGCCAACTTTGTATACACACTTCGAAACAGAAAAGTTTTCGTGCTTGGTGATGGAGTTCTGTCCTGGGGGAGATTTGCATGCGTTAAGGCAAAGACAACCTGGGAAGTATTTTCCTGAACATGCTGCCAG GTTTTATGTGGCGGAAGTTCTCCTTGCTCTAGAATATCTCCACATGCTTGGGATCATTTACAGGGACCTCAAACCTGAGAATGTTTTAGTGAGGGAAGACGGGCACATAATGCTTTCAGATTTCGACCTCTCCCTAAGATGTGCTGTAAGCCCAACCCTAGTCAAGTCCACAAACTTGATCTCAGAATCCAAGACTTCAGCATATTGCATCGAACCGTCTTGTGTAATCCAGCCTTCGTGCATTCAACCTACTTGTTTTACACCTCGTTTCCTTAACAAGccaaagaaagacaaaaagaagaCCAAAGCAAAGACTGAAATAAATCACCAAAATAGCACTCTCCCGGAGCTTCTTGCGGAGCCCACAAGTGCTCGATCAATGTCCTTTGTTGGTACCCACGAGTACTTGGCGCCTGAAATCATAAAAGGCGAAGGGCATGGGAGTGCTGTTGATTGGTGGACGTTTGGTATATTTCTATATGAACTCTTGTTTGGGAAAACACCGTTCAAAGGAGCAGGTAATCGTGCCACTTTGTTCAATGTCGTTGGACAACCCTTGAGATTTCCTGAGTCTCCTAGTGTGAGTTTTGCTGCGAGGGACTTGATCAGAGGGTTACTTGTGAAGGAGCCACAGCATCGGCTTGCTTATAGACGTGGGGCCACTGAAATTAAGCAGCATCCGTTTTTTCAAAATGTGAATTGGGCTCTGATTCGATGCACTAGTCCTCCAGATGTTCCCAAACCCTTCGCGCTGGACTTGTTGCCAAGAAATGATGCACAGAAAGCGCCGGGTGTTGATGTGAAGCCTTCGGGTAATTATTTGGAGATTGATTTCTTTTGA
- the LOC131298820 gene encoding uncharacterized protein LOC131298820 isoform X2, which translates to MAMASSFAAINKNYPQPKAPRILCRKKERDRGQIHPYKVIEITPPPKSLGVRCFAPNLQCGESVTIEGQAYTISAVTHRYQLRKGKYESSEKRLDVLSTGRYILNLYLENLLEKS; encoded by the exons atggccATGGCGTCCAGCTTTGCCGCCATTAATAAG AATTACCCACAGCCAAAGGCTCCCAGGATTTTATGCAGAAAGAAGGAGAGGGACAGAGGTCAAATCCACCCCTACAAAGTCATTGAAATTACGCCTCCGCCCAAGAGCCTTGGCGTTCGTTGCTTTGCCCCC AACCTACAATGTGGGGAGAGTGTAACAATCGAAGGCCAAGCGTACACCATCTCAGCCGTGACTCACCGTTACCAGCTTCGGAAGGGAAAGTATGAATCCAGTGAGAAGAGGCTCGATGTTCTTTCCACAGGGAGATACATCTTGAACTTGTATTTGGAAAATTTGCTAGAAAAATCTTGA
- the LOC131298821 gene encoding uncharacterized protein LOC131298821 — protein MAESEPLQPKPRPIVRIGIFLISHSLLFSVVCCAAGVVALLLLPVLAKNTYISENALMPGSAHPMLSSQDVSEANKFVQDITNLNLKSTGASIGIPGMVAQHMEGLGAEASYHKFHPELNKFHPLHFFSGPDHGKIQENWTCSSYGINAVGIIRAPRGDGKEAIVLVTPYNSVKISLGEALSLGIASSVFSLLTRVTWLAKDIIWLAADTQHGEYAAVDAWLRDYHTPIFGGLETRNPETCREISNSYELKNSPVTGADISDVFRRGGTMAAALVIKVSDRSAEVERDTLSIYAEASNGQMPNLDLINVVNYLAVHGQGLRVKVEKLWSLHDSKLLKVLGQIFESIGKVTRKLNPEWKFGVPVADYIEGTATLASSLYRQALGVPTGSHGAFRDYQVDAITLEISPTFSPYNKGRKTEFLLRGGRLVEGVVLSVNNLLEKFHQSFFLYLLTSANKFVSVGVYMIAFALLVAPLPLVAASLYSDGTKQDFSSEKDKPTSSSAPVDAVSFKSWIWLHAAKTVFVVYLWSAIVTLLPYVISQVPDCPPMHSLIIWILLSVFSLLFLRSILGSSFSFISVSQLQDKEWALLKSVTISGAFVSLCLMSIINFATAEIGALLIVPMCLMATPLIFDVKDWSLRSLTRAACNLLLTFVGFPPTAYIITKGLFDGFGSVNVGDFWNWAESLWMWNSATYLYVCMVHLPCWALCVYIFLHH, from the exons ATGGCGGAAAGTGAACCTCTTCAACCAAAGCCTCGTCCGATCGTCCGAATTGGCATTTTCCTCATCTCTCACAGCCTCCTCTTCAG CGTCGTTTGCTGCGCCGCAGGGGTTGTGGCTCTGTTGCTGTTACCTGTCCTCGCGAAAAACACCTACATCTCCGAAAATGCTTTAATGCCTG GCTCTGCCCACCCCATGCTTTCCTCTCAGGATGTGTCAGAGGCAAATAAATTTGTACAGGATATaaccaatttgaacttgaaatctACTGGCGCTAGCAT AGGAATCCCGGGGATGGTAGCACAGCATATGGAGGGTTTAGGTGCTGAAGCTAGTTATCACAAGTTCCACCCTGAATTAAATAAGTTTCATCCACTGCACTTTTTTTCTGGTCCTGACCATGGAAAAATCCAAGAGAACTGGACTTGTTCGTCCTATGGCATCAATGCAGTTGGAATTATTAGAGCTCCACGTGGCGATGGGAAGGAAGCTATTGTATTGGTGACACCTTACAATTCTGTGAAGATCTCACTAGGTGAGGCCTTATCATTAGGCATCGCATCCTCAGTATTTTCTTTGCTTACAAGAGTAACTTGGCTTGCAAAGGATATTATATGGCTTGCTGCGGATACACAGCACGGAGAATATGCCGCTGTTGATGCTTGGCTTAGAGATTATCACACACCTATATTTGGTGGTTTGGAAACACGAAATCCTGAAACGTGTCGAGAAATAAGTAATTCTTATGAGTTGAAAAATAGCCCAGTTACTGGAGCAGATATATCTGATGTTTTTAGACGTGGTGGGACCATGGCTGCTGCCCTTGTCATTAAGGTTTCTGATAGAAGCGCGGAAGTTGAGAGGGACACACTTAGTATTTATGCTGAGGCATCCAACGGGCAGATGCCCAATCTTGACCTCATCAATGTTGTGAACTATTTGGCAGTACACGGTCAGGGTTTGCGAGTAAAAGTGGAGAAATTGTGGTCTTTGCATGACTCTAAGTTGCTCAAGGTTCTGGGTCAAATTTTTGAGTCAATAGGAAAAGTCACTAGAAAATTAAATCCCGAATGGAAATTTGGTGTCCCTGTTGCAGATTATATTGAAGGTACTGCTACGCTTGCCAGTTCATTATATCGCCAG GCATTAGGTGTTCCTACTGGTTCCCATGGTGCTTTCCGAGATTATCAAGTTGATGCAATTACTTTGGAAATTTCACCCACTTTTTCTCCATACAACAAGGGCAGGAAAACTGAGTTTCTTCTGCGAGGTGGAAG GTTGGTTGAAGGAGTGGTACTGTCGGTAAATAACCTCCTCGAGAAGTTTCACCAGTCATTTTTCTTATACCTCTTAACCTCTGCAAACAAGTTCGTGTCGGTTGGGGTGTACATGATTGCTTTTGCGCTGCTTGTTGCTCCCCTACCCTTGGTTGCAGCTTCACTTTATTCTGATGGTACCAAGCAAGATTTTAGTTCAGAAAAAGATAAGCCCACCTCTTCTTCAGCCCCTGTTGATGCCGTCTCTTTTAAATCATGGATATGGCTTCATGCAGCAAAAACCGTGTTTGTGGTTTACCTATGGAGTGCCATCGTTACATTGCTTCCGTATGTCATAAGTCAAGTACCTGATTGCCCACCAATGCATAGCCTTATAATCTGGATTTTGCTTTCAGTATTCAGCCTTCTCTTCTTGCGCTCGATCTTgggttcttctttttcattcatTAGTGTCTCCCAACTTCAGGATAAGGAATGGGCTCTCTTGAAATCAGTGACAATTTCAGGTGCATTTGTCAGTCTTTGTCTAATGTCAATCATCAATTTTGCCACAGCGGAAATTGGAGCTCTGTTGATTGTGCCGATGTGTTTGATGGCTACACCTTTGATTTTCGATGTCAAAGATTGGTCTCTGAGATCTCTCACTAGGGCAGCATGTAACCTTCTGTTGACATTTGTTGGGTTTCCTCCCACTGCATACATCATTACGAAAGGTCTGTTCGATGGTTTTGGCAGCGTGAATGTTGGTGACTTCTGGAATTGGGCTGAGTCCCTTTGGATGTGGAACAGCGCAACATATCTCTACGTATGTATGGTTCACCTTCCTTGTTGGGCGTTGTGCGTTTACATTTTTCTGCATCATTGA